Below is a genomic region from Methanobacterium sp..
AATATCCGGTTATAAAGTCATAATACTCATGAATTTCTCTATTACATCTCTAACTAACCAAATATCTACTAAAAATGGAAAACTGGAGAAAAAACACATAAAAAAAAAACCAGCATGTGAAAATCTCTGATTTTTCAACACCCCTAACTTTACAGACCCTAAAATAAAATAGATTTAAATAATTAAATCTTTTCAATTGCTGCTATAAGAAGCTTGATGGTATTTTCTATGTCTTCAAGGCTTGCAACCTCAACCGGAGTGTGGATATACCTTGTTGGAACTGATAAAACACCTGTGGGAATTCCCTCGCGGGTTAAATGAATTGCAGTAGCATCAGTTGTACCACCTTCACTTACTTCAAGCTGATAAGGGATTTCTTCCTCAATTGCAGATTCAATAAGGAGTTTTTTAACCATGGGATGCGTAATTGTTCCTCTTCCACTTGCATCTGTTAAAATAATGGCCGGACCTTTGTTAATTTTAGCAGGGGCATCTTCAAATTTAATTCCAGGGTGATCTCCACAAATAGTAACGTCCAGTGCAATCGCCATATCTGGATTTATTTTAAAAGCAGATGTTTTTGCCCCTTTAAGTCCCACTTCCTCCTGAACAGTGCCTACACCATAAATGGTTGCACTGGTTTTTGCGCGCTTCATGGCCTCAACAAGGACGTAACAACCCACCCTGTTATCAAATGCCTTTCCAGTTACCAGATTTCCCCGGAGATTTGAAAATTCATGTTTGATGGTTACAGGATCTCCAATGCTAATGAGTTCTTCTGCTTCCTCCCTGTTTGAGGCGCCTATATCAATAAACATGTTTTCATATTCAAGTACCTTCTTTTTTTCTGCAGGTTTCATCCTGTGGGGAGGTTTTGCGCCTATAACTCCCAGAATTTTTCCTTTTTTTGAATGTATAATGACTTCCTGGTTTAAAAGCATCTGGTCGTTAATACCTCCTATCTTGGAAAACTTAATGAAACCATTTTTATCAATAAATCTTACCATAAGCCCAATTTCATCCATATGGGCTGCAAGCATTATTTTCTTACCATTTTTGCCTTTCTTTACTGCAATTATATTGCCCATATTGTCAGCTTCAATTTCGTCAACATGGTCTTTTAACTCGTCTGTAATTATTTTACGGATTTCCTCTTCAAAACCAGATACTCCAGGAGCATTGGAAAGTTTTTTTAGTAATTCACTCATAATATACCTCTAAATCGTTATAAAGACTTGATTAAAATTAATATCCCCAGAATTATGATTATTATAGGTCCGGCCTGCTGTATAACTAATTGAATGGGAATAATGCCCAGGTTTATTGCATACCATAGTAAACCAGTGACTATGAAGATGATACTTATATAAACACCGTATTTATTAATTTTTCTTTTAGGCTTCTTTTTTTTGGTTCTTTCAGCTTGTTCTTCATCTGTTTTTATTTCTACTGTGTCTTTCATATCAATCCACTCAAACTATGATTTTAGATATCTAAAAGATTCAACAAATATCTTTATTAAGTGTAATATATTAAAATTTAAACAGATATATTTTTTCTATGGCTGAATTAATTTTCAGATAATAACTAAAAAAGTGAAATTTATGATACCCAAAGACCATCCACGATACCATTCTCTTTTGTCGAGGGAAAAAATCGTAGATGCATATAAATCAGGGATTTTAGCAGATGCAGGAATGATTGCTCATGGAAGGGGAGAAACATTTGACTATTTGATAGGAGAAAAAAC
It encodes:
- a CDS encoding M42 family metallopeptidase; the protein is MSELLKKLSNAPGVSGFEEEIRKIITDELKDHVDEIEADNMGNIIAVKKGKNGKKIMLAAHMDEIGLMVRFIDKNGFIKFSKIGGINDQMLLNQEVIIHSKKGKILGVIGAKPPHRMKPAEKKKVLEYENMFIDIGASNREEAEELISIGDPVTIKHEFSNLRGNLVTGKAFDNRVGCYVLVEAMKRAKTSATIYGVGTVQEEVGLKGAKTSAFKINPDMAIALDVTICGDHPGIKFEDAPAKINKGPAIILTDASGRGTITHPMVKKLLIESAIEEEIPYQLEVSEGGTTDATAIHLTREGIPTGVLSVPTRYIHTPVEVASLEDIENTIKLLIAAIEKI